In the Sus scrofa isolate TJ Tabasco breed Duroc chromosome 6, Sscrofa11.1, whole genome shotgun sequence genome, one interval contains:
- the NKG7 gene encoding protein NKG7, giving the protein MEPCRSLALLTSSLGLMSVLVALSTNFWFEAQGPHFSSHSGLWPSGDEGSIEGYIHVTQSFGILAALWGLVSVSFLVMSCIPSLSAPGRGPLVSTFTAFGAALSLMVAMTVYTVERWNQPRHSQIQRSFSWSFYLGWVSTVLFLCTGGLSLGAHFGAPRAGYDSV; this is encoded by the exons ATGGAGCCCtgtcggtccctggccctgctcacgaGCTCCCTGGGCCTGATGTCTGTCTTGGTTGCCCTGAGCACAAATTTCTGGTTCGAGGCCCAGGGGCCCCACTTCTCATCTCACTCAGGCCTCTGGCCAAGTGGGGATGAGGGCTCCATAGAAG GCTACATCCATGTGACCCAGAGCTTTGGCATCCTGGCCGCCCTGTGGGGCCTGGTCTCTGTGAGCTTCCTGGTCATGTCCTGCATACCCTCGCTGTCCGCGCCTGGCCGTGGCCCCCTGGTCTCAACTTTCACAGCCTTTGGTGCAG ctctctctctgatGGTGGCTATGACCGTCTACACTGTTGAGCGCTGGAACCAGCCCAGACACTCCCAGATCCAGAGGAGCTTCTCCTGGTCCTTCTACCTGGGCTGGGTTTCAACAGTCCTCTTTCTCTGTACAG GTGGCCTGAGTCTGGGCGCTCACTTTGGTGCCCCTCGGGCCGGCTATGACAGCGTGTGA
- the ETFB gene encoding electron transfer flavoprotein subunit beta codes for MAELRALVAVKRVIDFAVKIRVKPDRTGVVMDGVKHSMNPFCEIAVEEAVRLKEKKLVKEVIAVSCGPAQCQETIRTALAMGADRGIHVEVPAAEAHHLGPLQVARVLAKLAQKEKVDLVLLGKQAIDDDCNQTGQMTAGFLDWPQGTFASQVTLEGDKVKVEREIDGGLETLRLKLPAVVTADLRLNEPRYATLPNIMKAKKKKIEVIKAGDLGVDLTSKLSVVSVEDPPQRVAGVKVETTEDLVAKLREIGRI; via the exons ATGGCGGAGCTGCGCGCGCTTGTAGCTGTCAAGAGAGTCATCGACTTCGCCGTGAAG ATCCGAGTGAAGCCCGACAGGACAGGGGTGGTCATGGATGGCGTGAAGCACTCCATGAACCCCTTCTGTGAGATCGCTGTGGAGGAGGCCGTGCGGCTCAAGGAGAAGAAGCTGGTGAAGGAAGTCATTGCTGTCAGCTGCGGGCCTGCCCAGTGCCAG GAGACCATTCGCACCGCTCTGGCCATGGGTGCAGACCGTGGCATCCATGTGGAGGTGCCGGCTGCAGAGGCGCATCACCTGGGCCCCCTGCAGGTGGCCCGGGTCCTGGCCAAGCTGGCCCAGAAGGAGAAGGTGGACCTGGTGCTGCTGGGAAAGCAG GCCATTGATGATGACTGTAACCAGACAGGCCAGATGACAGCCGGATTTCTGGActggccacag GGCACATTCGCCTCCCAGGTGACACTAGAAGGGGACAAGGTGAAAGTGGAGCGGGAGATCGACGGGGGCCTGGAGACCCTGCGCCTGAAGCTGCCTGCCGTGGTGACCGCTGACCTGCGGCTCAACGAGCCCCGCTACGCCACGTTGCCCAACATCATG AAAGCCAAGAAGAAGAAGATTGAGGTGATCAAGGCTGGAGACCTGGGCGTGGACCTGACCTCCAAACTCTCTGTGGTAAGCGTGGAGGACCCCCCCCAGCGTGTGGCCGGCGTCAAGGTGGAGACCACGGAGGACCTGGTGGCCAAGCTGAGGGAGATTGGGCGCATTTGA
- the ETFB gene encoding electron transfer flavoprotein subunit beta isoform X1, with protein MDGVKHSMNPFCEIAVEEAVRLKEKKLVKEVIAVSCGPAQCQETIRTALAMGADRGIHVEVPAAEAHHLGPLQVARVLAKLAQKEKVDLVLLGKQAIDDDCNQTGQMTAGFLDWPQGTFASQVTLEGDKVKVEREIDGGLETLRLKLPAVVTADLRLNEPRYATLPNIMKAKKKKIEVIKAGDLGVDLTSKLSVVSVEDPPQRVAGVKVETTEDLVAKLREIGRI; from the exons ATGGATGGCGTGAAGCACTCCATGAACCCCTTCTGTGAGATCGCTGTGGAGGAGGCCGTGCGGCTCAAGGAGAAGAAGCTGGTGAAGGAAGTCATTGCTGTCAGCTGCGGGCCTGCCCAGTGCCAG GAGACCATTCGCACCGCTCTGGCCATGGGTGCAGACCGTGGCATCCATGTGGAGGTGCCGGCTGCAGAGGCGCATCACCTGGGCCCCCTGCAGGTGGCCCGGGTCCTGGCCAAGCTGGCCCAGAAGGAGAAGGTGGACCTGGTGCTGCTGGGAAAGCAG GCCATTGATGATGACTGTAACCAGACAGGCCAGATGACAGCCGGATTTCTGGActggccacag GGCACATTCGCCTCCCAGGTGACACTAGAAGGGGACAAGGTGAAAGTGGAGCGGGAGATCGACGGGGGCCTGGAGACCCTGCGCCTGAAGCTGCCTGCCGTGGTGACCGCTGACCTGCGGCTCAACGAGCCCCGCTACGCCACGTTGCCCAACATCATG AAAGCCAAGAAGAAGAAGATTGAGGTGATCAAGGCTGGAGACCTGGGCGTGGACCTGACCTCCAAACTCTCTGTGGTAAGCGTGGAGGACCCCCCCCAGCGTGTGGCCGGCGTCAAGGTGGAGACCACGGAGGACCTGGTGGCCAAGCTGAGGGAGATTGGGCGCATTTGA
- the CLDND2 gene encoding claudin domain-containing protein 2, whose translation MGVKRSLQTGGTLLGFLANILTVLSTASNYWIRYSGGHSGLWQECKEGICSNIPCQTMLTVTGACMVLAVGCSIVGLMMGLRIRCHEGDLRGKNTSAIFFLGGLLLLIALTGYTAKNAWKDDVFFSWSYFSGWLALPFSILAGFCFLLADMILQSTDAISGFPVCL comes from the exons ATGGGGGTGAAGCGGAGCCTTCAGACGGGGGGCACCTTGCTGGGTTTCTTGGCCAACATCCTAACCGTTCTGTCCACTGCTTCCAACTACTGGATCCGCTACTCTGGGGGCCACAGTGGCCTGTGGCAGGAGTGTAAAGAGGGCATCTGCTCCAACATCCCCTGCCAGA CCATGCTGACGGTGACAGGGGCATGCATGGTGCTGGCGGTGGGCTGCAGCATCGTGGGTTTGATGATGGGGCTGCGCATTCGGTGTCACGAGGGCGACTTGCGGGGCAAGAACACGAGCGCCATCTTCTTCCTCGGCG GCCTCTTGCTGCTGATCGCCTTGACAGGTTACACGGCGAAAAATGCATGGAAAGACGACGTCTTCTTCTCCTGGTCCTATTTTTCGGGGTGGCTGGCTTTACCCTTCTCTATTCTCGCGG GCTTCTGCTTTCTGCTGGCGGACATGATCCTGCAGAGCACAGATGCCATCAGTGGATTCCCCGTGTGCTTGTGA